A segment of the Ipomoea triloba cultivar NCNSP0323 chromosome 1, ASM357664v1 genome:
GCTGGAGCTCTTAATCTTATTGGAGGAGATACATTGTACGGGCGCTTGTGGGGATGCCTTCCAGAAGCCTATTACCCGAACTTGCATTTCGAAGCTTGCTACTACCAGGTTGCCGCTTATTTTATCATTTAGTACACTGCTAAAATAAAAGCTCCCTTAGTGGACAATCTGGTAAATTGTGCATCATCTTGCATTAAGAACATGAATCTTGTTAAAATAAATGATGTCTTTCTTATATGCAATAAAACTTCTATATGACATCCCTTTAATACAAAACAGGCAGTCAAAGTGAGTGGAATATGAAATGCATGCAGAATGTGTTTTAGTTCCCCTAGTAGACAATCTGGTAAATTGTGCTTCATCTTGCATTAAGGATTTGAATATTGCTAAAATGTGTGATGTCTTATATGCAATAAAACTTTGATATGATACCCACTGATACAAAACAGGCAGTTCAAGAAACAGGAAGATGAAATGTGTGCAGAATCTTGTTGGAGCAAAGTAGCATTCACTAAGGCTAGACTAGACTAGACTAGACTAGAATACAAATGGGTGAAAACTGACTTCATTTTGCTTCTTGTTTTAGGCAATTGAAGCAGCGATAGAGCTTAATCTTCAAACAGTTGAGGCAGGAGCTCAGGGTGAACATAAAATCCAAAGGGGATATCTGCCAGTCACTACTTACAGCAGTCATTATCTTGTGGATAAAGTGTTCAGGGATGTCATTACCGATTTCTTGGTGCGAGAAGCTGCTCAGGTGACTATTCATTAAAGTCGGAAACATTTCTAATACCTTTTGGTGTGACTAGTGTAGCTTTGCATAATTAGTAGCAGTCCAGAGTCATTTCTAATACCTTTGTTCACATATGCTTTTTTCTCCTCCTAATTATTTCTAAACATGAAATCTCAATGAGTGATTTTAACATTCTTCCTACAGCTTAAACTTGTGATGAAGCTATTACACGATTCAGGTCCCTTCAAGGACGATCTGGAGCTGAAGTAAGGAATTTCCCTTTAGTAGTCTCCGGGGATGATAAAGGTCAGGCCACTAAAAGCAAACTACTCTTGGCTGTTAATACTGTACATATAAATTAACGTCAAGAGGGCGTCTTGGTGAATACCTCAAATTAGAAAAGTTGTGAATAACGGAATGAGAATCTCATACGTGTgtacagcaaaaaaaaaattacttttattgGAATGTGATAATATTATGTTTCATTCTGCAAATAGTGTAACTGGTAAATTTTTTTGGCCCAAATAGCATTTTCCTATTGTGAAGGCTACGAAAAGTAACAACTTTACAAATGTAACAAAATTGGAGCTCTAGCCTAACAAGGGCATTAAGGAAATTTCCTgattaactaattaaaaaccTAAACAAGTTGAGATATTTTAGTTGTGGGACAAGAGAAAGGTTGGGCATTGCTCTGGAAGCCAGTAGAAAAAATGTAGAAAGCTGAAGAGCAATCAATGGTAGGAATGAATGAACCACCCCATCCCAACATGACCTACGCCTGTCTTGGTACAGTTCTGTAGTCTAATATCTAGAGGTGGATGCAGAGTCTGGTGGCGCAGGCGGCAACCGAGAAGGCGCCCGGCGTCCTCTGGAAGTAGAATCCCCGCTTTGGCCACCAGAAGCGGGATCAAATGCAGATGACCAATCATCAGTTGACAAGTGATCGCCAGCTCTTCCTTCTGCATTAGATAAGAAAAATACATGTAGAGAACATCATATGGAATGAAGGAACTAAGgaagaaaagaattgtaatttgatgggaaaagaataaggtgtGAATAAAGTAGAgatttaaattacattgtttggtaataaggaatagaattattgagAATGATAATGGAAGTggtataaagattaaaatgtctttgtataataataataattattaatattaagggtaaaaaagttttttttttctttttcttgaacaatatgaattgcaattcaacaaaatgagagaattgcaattccctccaaccaaacgctcTAATAGCCCATAAGTGGAATAGAATTCCCCCTTAGAGTTTGGCTCCAGTGAGGCTGTTGTTAATATGCTATATGCCTATATGCTCGAGAAAGTGTAATCATTGGAAACCAACACACAagcatatatatgaaaaatagaTGTTGAAGGTCGGGGGATAAAAATACCAGCTCCATCATAATCTGAAGCAGTAGAAGCCCGGCTGTCAAGAGTATTTAGTTTTCGAGTTAGCTCAGAAACAAGAGAGGACTGTTTTTTACAACGCTCCCGCTTGCGCTTTACATTTTGGTCTTCCATCAGTAGTTCTTCAATCCTCGCCAAGCTTTGTCCACTATCAATTGCAATTCAGTAATCAAAATGTGACAATACTGAAGATGAGAGCACTaaagacaaaacaaaacactaaaatggaagaatttcatttcaactTATAATATATAGGTTATATCAGGGTTGCACAATAAAAAGGGTATATATTTTCAACCATGTTTTCCACAATGAACTGTTTACATGTAAAAACATGATGACAGTAAGGTAACATCTTAATATAATGCAAAGATGCTGGCTGGCAAACATGGTGTGCTTGAAGGAAACAATGCAACTGCTAACCTGATAGAAATGTACAACTTATTAAGCATGTCCTCTCTGGCCTTTTCAACTTGACACAGAACAACTGCCTAAAAACAAGATAAAAAGAAAGCAGCTTTTAGACAACCAATTGGAAAAGAAGAGACAtagaaggaaaacaaatatGGAAATTACACCGACTTTAGGGACATTGGCTGCGAGACTATTCATAACAGCTTCAACATATCCCCGTACTTCCTGAGCCATCAATCGAAGTTCTTCTTCTTGATCTGCAGGTTTCCTAGCCATTGTATCCTGTGATAATATAACATGTCAAGTATTTCGTAGACCAGACTGCTACTATTCAAGTGTCACCAAGAGATCAACTCGTAAATTGAGGTTTTTGAAGAGAAGATAAGAAAGCATGTCACATGtttaaaaatttactttatTACAGTCAATGGCAAGAAGAAACTTTTAAAAAGACAAATTCAAAATGAGAAGTACTGCTCTTACAACTTACAATTGAACCATCAGAAAAACTTTGCCTAATGGGAACACCAATTTCTGCCTTAACTTGACCTCCTTTAGAACTTATGACAGTTTTCAACTTGTTTACCCACTCAACCTTTTCTGCCACAGTATCTGCCTTTAAAATCACATTGCTATGTGCTGCAATACCAATTCAGAATTTAGTCTGCATGGTATGGAAGTGTTATGGAAGGAAGCCTCATTAGAGGATAGCAAACTTATCCTTTCaaatagtaaatttttttaaggcTTTAGTGAATGCCTAGTTTGGAATGTTTATTTCATGAAACTGGTCAGGGTATATGATCAAGTTATTGTACTTAAAAGGGGAAAAGGAGAGAGCAAATTAAAGTAATCCAACAAAAGATGGCTACCTTTAAGAACAGTTTTATATTGAATCCTGCTCGTAATTTTGAATGTTAGATTGGCAGCTTCCCTTTTATCCTTGGAACTCTTAAATAATGCTGCTTCCTCTTCCTCAGAAAGGTCTTCAAGATTACATTCCTGAAATTTTCAATAGAACAAATGAATCACGTTCCTCCATCTTTATCTATAAATCTGACTGGAGAAATTCAACAATCTGTGCTCTGAAACATGTGGAAATAAACTAATAAACCTCTGAAGCATCAATCGACACACTCTAGATGTCCAAGAGACATAACCACAGAACAGTTATACAAGGCATCACCTTTGGACTATAGACGTGCACAGGTGCTTTTCTTACTTTTAACTCACTACACTCTAACGGAGGAATAAAAATCTCCTATGTGTcaatatatttactttttttttttcttttctttaggCAAGCAATAACTGTAGACACAAAAACTAACCAAACTGATTACCATTAAACATGGTATGCAATCTTGCaatatattaaaacacaccCACCTAAAAGGAAAAGAACAGGGAAGAAAACATGTTGGTGAGcagggaagaaaaaaatattaactttttgAACAAAGAACATGCGCGGAATTTTCGGACCCAACTACTTTGTGATTAAAGTGTAGTTCTGTTGATAAATGTGAATGGGAATTTGAAGGTAATATGCTTTCATGACCTTTATGCTGAAAGCTTTAAAAGACAGAAGAGTATAGAACATATTATGTCCTAGATTTCTTGTTCATATTTAAGTGACAAGAGAAACATTATGAAGTCTTGGAAACATTTTATCTCAAGTAATGGTTATCATTAACTAACCTCCAAATTGATGACACTACGGAAATGTCTTTCCTCCTGTTTTTTGGTATATCCAAGCTGCAACAAGTAGGTTTGACTTCAGGCATCCATTAAGGAAAGAACATCCGATTAAAATCAAACAGCCAATTACCATATCAAAATACTCAGGGCATGACAAAATTTTAGAGGTGGTTGATCACATGGAGTGTTAAATCATGGCATTTAATGTATGgagaaacaaaaatatttttgagcGCTTCATTGAGAATTCTAATAAATTACATTTGACATGCAAAAACTTCCACTGTGAAAGAGTAAAGCATACTGAAGGGACTCAAAAATGATCACAATCTAGAAAAAAGTGCAAATACAGGAAATCATCTTTCTTGaaattgaagaaataaaatCAACAGAAAGTTTGTGGTGCATCAGGGAATAATTCTTATTTCTTAGAAATGGTAGATTTTGAGAGTGGTTGGAAAACTTGCCACTGACCTTTCCACTTTTTTCATTTAACACAAACCATCTCTTATTCCAACTATTAGCTTTACCACTTTTCTTTAATAGAAACCCTGCACCCAAGCAAGCATAATCAgctatatatattgtcaaaagCTAACTGGTACTTCTCATAAAAATAAAGAACTTTGTTTATAAAGGGTACACTATGAACTTGTTTTTGACTGGACAAAGAATATTAACCAATATGGAAAAGTATATTTAAGAGGCATCAAAGAGTTCCTGGCCTACTCAAGAAGAACTCAATGCACATTATCTTATCTAAATAAACATGTTTGGATGAAACTTATCAAAACTAAGCATCCAAAGTTTAAATATCCATTCTTTGTCTTAAATTAATATCTCAAAAACTGGAAGTGGAATTATTGATGGACCTGCTGTAATTTCTCCCTCAGGCCCTGCAGTTTTCAAGACTGGACCTTCAGGTACATCCTTATCTTGCTGAGTAGGCTTATCCTTCATTGATTTTAAGCTTCCACCAGGTTGAGGACTGCTTGCCTAATAGAACAATAAAGAAAATCAGGAAAACAAGTAAAGGAAGAGGACGACAAAGTCCTAGTGCTAATACATGTAGGAAAATAACAAGCATTTGAACTATGTTGGAAAATTCCATTCTACCCTATTTATTATAGACTGCTCTGCCTCATATGCCCTTTTAGAAGATCGGCTTCTTTGATCTTCATCTCGTCGATACCTATCAATTATGGAGAACATCAAAAGGGTACTAAATTTACCAAATAACAAATTAGGGAAGATCATCATGGCCACAAGTCCacaacatataataatttgataaagtGGATGTAGAAAAACAATCATATTTGTTGATCATATATTGGTCCATTGCATCAGATGATCCAACCATCAAACAGAATCATCATGCATTCAATGAAAATATAAAGCAGTCAAGGTGTATTAAGTGTTTAAGACTCCTAAAAAGCCTGatattctctctcttttcttatTCGTTTGTTCTGCCCTGTACATTATATGAGGACTTGTAAAGTAACCAATAGATGCAATGAACTAAAAggttttttttcaatataagatAATAAGCAACACAGCCTATACACAAAACCTATGATGTAATAATGGAATCATGAGAAATTTGAGCATACCGCCTTTGAACCAAGCGAATGAAGTGTTGTGGGGGAACAAATGCCCGCTCCATGTCAACAAGTGCAACAACCATATGCTTTGCTTCATTCTTAAACTTCTCCAAGGCAGCAGTTGCAAGTGCAACAACCTATGTAAATTACAACCTCAATAGAAGTTTCATGAGAAGCCTGAAGAATGCATGAGGCTTACCTCTCTCTTGAAAGGAGGATATCTCCCCAGACCCGGTGTACCATTTGCAGCTGCTAAGACAATATCAGAAAGTACCCGGTGCAcctattagaaaattttcaaaagcagCTTCAGGAGTGGGAAAATCAAACAAATGACAAAGGCTCATGATGCATGCCAGCAAAAAAGCTGTAAGATGATTAATACATGCACTATATAGAAAGCAGATTTTCACAGGTATAAAAGGGTAACATTTCATAGTCAGAAAATTCAGAATGGGCGAGCAAGATAGGTAAAACAAAAGAATATGCAATGCTTCTTTGAGTCTTCATCTCATAGTACCTGAAAATGCCTAAGGTTACAACAAATAAGGTGAACCCACACATAAATGCATACTCAAAAGTGCCAGCAAATATATCTTTTTCATCGAAGCACCTGTAATATCCTATGACGGGCAATTTCAACTGTATAAAATAAACTGAACATGAAAGTAATGAATGCATTGTGATTAACCAGCGAAAATATGGAAAGAAGTCCAGAGAGGAGGAAGAAATGCAAGAGacataaaatttgatggcaGATCAGAGTTGACTGGGAAAAAGTAGAATGAGTAACTAAAAGCAAAGCAATGCAGAACAAGGCAGGCAACAAGAAATTTGTTCAGTAGTACCTCATCAACACAGAGTTGTGAAGGTTCTTTTGCCATCTCTAGCACAGTCTTTATTAAAGACCTTAACCCTTTCTCTGGAGATATAAGGTAAGGTTGATAACCATCAGCCTCTAGTACAATCTGAGACAATCAAGAATGgattgtaaaaataataaatagcaACAGTGGCACTGGTTTAAGAAAGTAAATGAAAGAAACTTACTCGCTTCAcatttttaatatcaaaatgTCTATCCAAGGGAAGCTGCTTGATCCTATTGGGGAAGTTTCCTTCAAAACTTGCAACAACTTTCCATCCAATACCCTACTCAAATTACAGTAGTAGCAATAAATGACCAACTAAACCAATATTTTCTCTCTGTGCATAGATTTAAGTAATAAACATGTTAAATTGAAAACTTTCATGTCTATATTACAAGACCAAATCATTGCCGAGTCTATTAGACAGAAATATAacaaaaggaaaggaaataagAGCAGACCCAACAGAAAATGAGATAACAAAATAGGAGTCTCACATCCCAAGCAGATATAAATTCTCACCTCACCACTTGTAAGATGTTGGAGAAACGTATCTTCAAATTCACGACAAAGCTCCAGAGCTAAAGCTCTTGTGCCTTCAGCACTTTGAACCTGTCCACCAAGCTTTGCCAATTCATCTTTTACTGATTGAGACATGTCCTGAAGCCTGTGAcagtaaataattaaacaagAATATATACCCCTTTACAATAAAGAAATACGGAGTAAACAATAAAATAGCAGTGGAAAGGGAGCTAGGAACTCAAGTATTCTGAAAAGGAGATCATCAATTCTGTTGTATTCTTGCCCACTAAGTGATCACATTATATTATCTTTGTTACAACTAAAACATAATGCAGAAAGAGAAGAGGCTATACCAAATAAtggaaattttgtttttcatttatcTTGATGCATTTCCATAAATAGGTATTTTATCCTTTAGAGAGGAATGCATTATTAGTATGACAACCCAAATGGAAGCGACAACTGCTATACAAGATAGACCACCCCTCTATGATCCAAAAagaaacccccccccccccccccccccccccccccccccccccccccccccccccccccccccccccccccNNNNNNNNNNNNNNNNNNNNNNNNNNNNNNNNNNNNNNNNNNNNNNNNNNNNNNNNNNNNNNNNNNNNNNNNNNNNNNNNNNNNNNNNNNNNNNNNNNNNNNNNNNNNNNNNNNNNNNNNNNNNNNNNNNNNNNNNNNNNNNNNNNNNNNNNNNNNNNNNNNNNNNNNNNNNNNNNNNNNNNNNNNNNNNNNNNNNNNNNNNNNNNNNNNNNNNNNNNNNNNNNNNNNNNNNNNNNNNNNNNNNNNNNNNNNNNNNNNNNNNNNNNNNNNNNNNNNNNNNNNNNNNNNNNNNNNNNNNNNNNNNNNNNNNNNNNNNNNNNNNNNNNNNNNNNNNNNNNNNNNNNNNNNNNNNNNNNNNNNNNNNNNNNNNNNNNNNNNNNNNNNNNNNNNNNNNNNNNNNNNNNNNNNNNNNNNNNNNNNNNNNNNNNNNNNNNNNNNNNNNNNNNNNNNNNNNNNNNNNNNNNNNNNNNNNNNNNNNNNNNNNNNNNNNNNNNNNNNNNNNNNNNNNNNNNNNNNNNNNNNNNNNNNNNNNNNNNNNNNNNNNNNNNNNNNNNNNNNNNNNNNNNNNNNNNNNNNNNNNNNNNNNNNNNNNNNNNNNNNNNNNNNNNNNNNNNNNNNNNNNNNNNNNNNNNNNNNNNNNNNNNNNNNNNNNNNNNNNNNNNNNNNNNNNNNNNNNNNNNNNNNNNNNNNNNNNNNNNNNNNNNNNNNNNNNNNNNNNNNNNNNNNNNNNNNNNNNNNNNNNNNNNNNNNNNNNNNNNNNNNNNNNNNNNNNNNNNNNNNNNNNNNNNNNNNNNNNNNNNNNNNNNNNNNNNNNNNNNNNNNNNNNNNNNNNNNNNNNNNNNNNNNNNNNNNNNNNNNNNNNNNNNNNNNNNNNNNNNNNNNNNNNNNNNNNNNNNNNNNNNNNNNNNNNNNNNNNNNNNNNNNNNNNNNNNNNNNNNNNNNNNNNNNNNNNNNNNNNNNNNNNNNNNNNNNNNNNNNNNNNNNNNNNNNNNNNNNNNNNNNNNNNNNNNNNNNNNNNNNNNNNNNNNNNNNNNNNNNNNNNNNNNNNNNNNNNNNNNNNNNNNNNNNNNNNNNNNNNNNNNNNNNNNNNNNNNNNNNNNNNNNNNNNNNNNNNNNNNNNNNNNNNNNNNNNNNNNNNNNNNNNNNNNNNNNNNNNNNNNNNNNNNNNNNNNNNNNNNNNNNNNNNNNNNNNNNNNNNNNNNNNNNNNNNNNNNNNNNNNNNNNNNNNNNNNNNNNNNNNNNNNNNNNNNNNNNNNNNNNNNNNNNNNNNNNNNNNNNNNNNNNNNNNNNNNNNNNNNNNNNNNNNNNNNNNNNNNNNNNNNNNNNNNNNNNNNNNNNNNNNNNNNNNNNNNNNNNNNNNNNNNNNNNNNNNNNNNNNNNNNNNNNNNNNNNNNNNNNNNNNNNNNNNNNNNNNNNNAAaa
Coding sequences within it:
- the LOC116027083 gene encoding dynamin-2A-like, encoding MEAIEELQELANLMRQAGAVLANEDVEAVMSASSRRPSTFLNVVALGCTGAGKSAVLNSVIGHPALPTGEGGATRAPICVELKRDSSLSSKLIILQIDSKSQEVSASALRRSLQERLSKISSKSCDEIYLKLKTSTAPPLKLIDLPGVDKGRLDSSSSQYVEHSDAVLLVVIPASQAPEVSSYKALRIAKENDGESTRTIGVISKIDQAASEPKILAAVQALLLNQGPPSTSDIPWVALIGQSVSIASAQSGNVGDDSLETAWRAESESLKSILTGAPQSKLGRLALVETLAQQIRNRMKLRLPNLLSGLQDMSQSVKDELAKLGGQVQSAEGTRALALELCREFEDTFLQHLTSGEGIGWKVVASFEGNFPNRIKQLPLDRHFDIKNVKRIVLEADGYQPYLISPEKGLRSLIKTVLEMAKEPSQLCVDEVHRVLSDIVLAAANGTPGLGRYPPFKREVVALATAALEKFKNEAKHMVVALVDMERAFVPPQHFIRLVQRRTLLMFSIIDRYRRDEDQRSRSSKRAYEAEQSIINRASSPQPGGSLKSMKDKPTQQDKDVPEGPVLKTAGPEGEITAGFLLKKSGKANSWNKRWFVLNEKSGKLGYTKKQEERHFRSVINLEECNLEDLSEEEEAALFKSSKDKREAANLTFKITSRIQYKTVLKAHSNVILKADTVAEKVEWVNKLKTVISSKGGQVKAEIGVPIRQSFSDGSIDTMARKPADQEEELRLMAQEVRGYVEAVMNSLAANVPKAVVLCQVEKAREDMLNKLYISISGQSLARIEELLMEDQNVKRKRERCKKQSSLVSELTRKLNTLDSRASTASDYDGAEGRAGDHLSTDDWSSAFDPASGGQSGDSTSRGRRAPSRLPPAPPDSASTSRY